A single window of Pseudomonas benzenivorans DNA harbors:
- a CDS encoding TetR/AcrR family transcriptional regulator — protein MPPALKTRERIVLASLELFNDQGERAVTTNHIAAHLGISPGNLYYHFRNKQAIIAELFEQYERQVDAFLRLPEGRALTLADKPRYLEALLAAMWQFRFLHRDLEHLLDSDAGLAVRYRSFAQRCLHNAQAIYQGFVDAGILLMGPAQIEALALNAWIIMSSWVRFLGTAGNPAGDLSEDMLRRGIYQVLALEDGYIAPSARSAVEELHRKLFVPLVQVF, from the coding sequence ATGCCACCTGCCCTGAAGACCCGCGAGCGCATCGTCCTAGCCAGCCTGGAGCTGTTCAACGACCAGGGTGAGCGGGCTGTCACCACCAACCATATCGCCGCCCACCTGGGGATTTCACCGGGCAACCTCTACTACCACTTCCGCAACAAGCAGGCGATCATCGCCGAGCTGTTCGAGCAGTACGAACGCCAGGTGGACGCCTTCCTGCGCTTGCCGGAAGGCCGGGCGCTGACCCTCGCCGACAAGCCCCGCTACCTGGAGGCGCTGCTGGCGGCGATGTGGCAGTTCCGCTTCCTGCATCGCGACCTGGAGCACCTGCTCGACAGCGACGCTGGCCTGGCCGTGCGCTACCGGTCGTTCGCCCAGCGCTGCCTGCACAACGCCCAGGCCATCTACCAGGGCTTCGTCGACGCCGGCATCCTGTTGATGGGCCCGGCGCAGATCGAGGCCCTGGCACTCAACGCCTGGATCATCATGAGCTCCTGGGTGCGCTTTCTCGGTACCGCCGGCAACCCTGCCGGCGACCTCAGCGAAGACATGTTGCGCCGCGGCATCTACCAGGTGCTGGCTTTGGAGGACGGCTATATTGCCCCTTCGGCCCGGTCGGCCGTCGAGGAGTTGCACCGCAAGCTGTTCGTGCCCTTGGTACAGGTGTTCTAA
- a CDS encoding bifunctional glycoside hydrolase 114/ polysaccharide deacetylase family protein, with product MPLFTGYGSGLSTLVTTSWLAWRSRVSLAGKLVVLCALSPLGLSEALAAAPATPSSPQSVALWYADNPPLAELSQFHWSVLEPAHVDRKAVAFLRAQGSQPFAYLSVGEFAGDTAALEQGALDGAASPVRNQAWNSQVMRLTSPLWRQHLLRRAAELREQGFSGLFLDTLDSFQLLPGPEREAERIALRDFLAELKRKESGLQLFFNRGFEVLPELPGVAAAVAVESIHAGWDAANRAYRSVPQGDRDWLEAHLAPLRAQGVPLVAIDYLPPERREEARKLATRLRAEGFVPFVTVPDLDYLGVSSIEVQPRRIALIHDPREGPFEQGGGHRYLGGLLEYLGFRVDYLAVDQLPARPASGLYAGAVLWMTGGPPANSAAFNQWLTARLDEQVPLAIFAGLPIDNDGLLKRMGLRRVAQPMRGKAELVGYDAETLGHFEAPLRLRTRALPALTVLEEGAEALLTLADGEGRQYVPVAVGAWGGMALSPYLLEDGLERSRWILDPFAFLQRALRLPVFPRPDGTTENGRRIATVHIDGDGFVSRAEVVGTPYAGTQVLDDFIKPYPYLTSVSVIEGEVGPRGMYPHLARELEPIAREIFAEPKVEVATHTYSHPFFWQPKRAAQREGLEAQYGFKMAIPGYDKIDFAREVAGSAAYINERLTTPDKPVKMIFWSGDAMPDEATIKLAYANGLANVNGGNTILTKAYPSVSGLYPLFRPTAGGLHYYAPVINENLYTNLWEGPYYGFRDVIDTFELTDAPRRLRGLHLYYHFYSGTKQASIRVMHQIYSFLDQQQPLSLWMSDYITRLHGLYQASLARRSDGSWQVRGLDGLRTLRLDPAQGWPDLLRSSGVAGVRDLPQGRYLHLSDDRAHLVLRDSRDPRPALEEANTPLTAWRYDSAERVRFSFAGQLPLDFSVRATGSCRVEIGGKVFPGTRQQQLWRFKLPMTRVRDAQLVCR from the coding sequence ATGCCTCTCTTCACTGGCTATGGAAGCGGCCTAAGCACTCTCGTCACTACAAGTTGGCTGGCCTGGCGCTCGCGGGTGTCGCTCGCCGGCAAGCTGGTGGTGTTATGTGCTCTGTCGCCGCTGGGCCTGTCCGAGGCGCTGGCCGCTGCGCCGGCAACACCCAGCAGTCCGCAGAGCGTGGCGCTCTGGTACGCCGACAACCCGCCGCTGGCGGAACTCAGCCAGTTTCACTGGAGCGTGCTCGAGCCGGCCCATGTGGATCGCAAGGCCGTGGCGTTCCTTCGCGCTCAGGGCAGTCAGCCCTTTGCCTACCTGTCGGTCGGGGAATTCGCTGGCGATACCGCAGCCTTGGAGCAAGGTGCGCTCGATGGCGCCGCCAGCCCGGTGCGCAACCAGGCCTGGAACAGCCAGGTCATGCGCCTCACTTCGCCGCTCTGGCGTCAGCACCTGCTGCGCCGCGCCGCCGAGTTGCGCGAGCAGGGCTTCAGCGGCCTGTTTCTCGACACGCTGGACAGCTTTCAGTTGCTCCCCGGGCCCGAGCGGGAGGCTGAACGCATTGCGCTGCGGGACTTTCTCGCCGAGTTGAAACGCAAGGAATCTGGGCTACAGCTGTTCTTCAACCGGGGCTTCGAGGTCCTGCCGGAGTTGCCTGGGGTTGCGGCTGCGGTGGCCGTCGAGTCGATCCATGCCGGCTGGGATGCCGCCAATCGAGCCTATCGCTCAGTGCCTCAAGGCGACCGGGACTGGCTGGAGGCCCATCTGGCGCCCTTGCGTGCCCAGGGCGTGCCGCTGGTGGCCATCGACTACTTGCCTCCCGAGCGCCGTGAAGAAGCGCGAAAGCTGGCCACTCGCCTGCGCGCTGAGGGCTTCGTGCCATTCGTCACGGTGCCTGATCTGGATTACCTCGGGGTCAGCAGCATCGAGGTGCAGCCGCGGCGCATTGCCCTGATCCATGACCCGCGTGAAGGTCCTTTCGAACAGGGGGGTGGGCACCGATATCTGGGCGGTCTGCTCGAGTACCTCGGCTTTCGCGTGGACTACCTGGCAGTCGATCAGTTGCCTGCCCGTCCGGCCAGCGGCCTCTATGCCGGCGCCGTCCTCTGGATGACCGGCGGCCCTCCGGCGAATTCGGCGGCGTTCAATCAGTGGTTGACGGCGCGACTGGACGAGCAGGTGCCCCTGGCGATATTCGCCGGACTACCGATCGACAACGACGGCCTGCTCAAGCGCATGGGCCTGCGCCGAGTGGCGCAACCCATGCGCGGCAAAGCCGAACTGGTGGGCTACGACGCCGAAACCCTGGGGCATTTCGAGGCGCCGCTGCGCCTGCGCACGCGGGCCCTTCCGGCGTTGACCGTCCTGGAGGAGGGCGCCGAGGCGCTGCTGACCCTCGCCGATGGCGAGGGCCGTCAGTACGTGCCGGTGGCGGTCGGCGCCTGGGGGGGCATGGCGCTGTCGCCCTACCTGCTCGAGGACGGACTGGAGCGTAGTCGCTGGATTCTCGATCCCTTCGCCTTCCTTCAGCGCGCCTTGCGCCTGCCGGTGTTCCCGCGCCCGGATGGCACCACCGAGAACGGCCGGCGCATTGCCACTGTGCACATCGACGGCGACGGTTTCGTCTCGCGGGCGGAGGTGGTGGGAACCCCCTACGCGGGCACGCAGGTGCTGGATGACTTCATCAAGCCCTACCCGTACCTGACTTCGGTGTCGGTAATCGAGGGCGAGGTCGGGCCCCGGGGCATGTACCCTCACCTGGCCCGGGAGCTGGAACCGATCGCCCGGGAGATATTCGCCGAGCCCAAGGTGGAGGTGGCCACCCACACCTACAGTCACCCATTCTTCTGGCAGCCGAAGCGGGCCGCGCAGCGCGAGGGGCTCGAGGCGCAGTACGGTTTCAAGATGGCCATTCCCGGCTACGACAAGATCGACTTCGCGCGCGAGGTCGCCGGCTCCGCGGCCTATATCAACGAGCGCCTGACCACGCCGGACAAGCCGGTGAAAATGATCTTCTGGTCGGGCGATGCGATGCCGGACGAGGCGACCATCAAGCTGGCCTACGCCAACGGCCTGGCCAACGTCAATGGCGGTAATACCATTCTGACCAAGGCCTACCCCTCGGTGAGCGGTCTCTATCCCTTGTTTCGCCCGACCGCCGGCGGATTGCATTACTACGCGCCGGTGATCAACGAAAACCTCTACACCAATCTGTGGGAGGGCCCCTATTACGGCTTTCGCGATGTCATCGACACCTTCGAGCTGACCGATGCGCCGCGACGTTTGCGCGGCCTGCACCTCTATTACCACTTCTATTCAGGCACCAAGCAGGCTTCGATTCGGGTGATGCACCAGATCTACAGCTTTCTGGACCAGCAGCAGCCGCTGTCGCTCTGGATGAGCGACTACATCACCCGCCTGCACGGCCTCTATCAGGCCAGCCTGGCCCGCCGCAGCGATGGCAGCTGGCAGGTTCGCGGACTCGATGGCTTGCGCACGCTGCGCCTGGACCCTGCCCAGGGCTGGCCGGACCTGTTGCGTTCCAGCGGCGTGGCCGGGGTGCGCGACCTGCCCCAGGGACGCTACCTGCACCTGAGCGACGACCGGGCTCATCTGGTCCTGCGCGATAGCCGTGATCCGCGCCCGGCGCTGGAGGAGGCGAACACGCCGCTGACCGCCTGGCGCTATGACAGCGCTGAGCGGGTGCGTTTTTCCTTCGCCGGACAGCTACCCCTGGACTTCAGCGTTCGCGCAACCGGCAGCTGCCGGGTCGAGATCGGCGGCAAGGTTTTCCCGGGGACTCGGCAGCAACAGCTCTGGCGCTTCAAGCTGCCAATGACTCGGGTGCGGGATGCGCAACTCGTCTGCCGCTAA
- a CDS encoding tetratricopeptide repeat protein, which translates to MRNSSAAKPTRLLSPWALLLLALVVGGLLYLTHRSEEVFLPAGKQPDAVWVSYAELLLEAHPENHELRLNLIEQLVKLGDYPRARRHLSELRVDETDSLRFYRVELDVLEALANRKGIERPERLELVERLSRLSRAQLPTELLLRQARYALSLSAPGLAAEVYADLAGREPQKSAEWLGEAARWFVAGGQPQRAAQLYIDLLEQADSAEMRSQWLAQAFAALRAGDRGEAAVELMSRHLAELRDADPSLLAGAVDAAIGSRRLDLATVFLRSWRAWRPDDLQAMALELRVRLAEGDLEQAWAVGRVLVESRSDDPDLLRQMALLGEWVGDPQAALGYWIRLLQVREDEETREHAWRLAAQMFDFARAIPLLEALSERRRLSDVELDALVYSQRSRGTPEALERWLRAYLQHHPEHRRAWSALQLLLDHNQRFEAETEVWAAMDKRFNLTVAERLNWAEAHWRRFDAAAAWRVLDAIDSAAIDHKGYWRLRAALAWELEQDADARQAYERLLALQVTLDNGDEQQLITLYRESAPEKALALLIQRWQRTRDPSSLTEALQLAEELAAWAQLQALVDEAMVMPSSRQVPALWQARARLAERGGRAQEAERLYRQALSLFPGQSLFRERLLWLYIDQGRRAELPALLQQWRGLARQDSVLWLPFASASLLLNRTEQALAWYRLYLRTNPDDWLVQAAYADALDSGGYADAAQRVRRGLLVKVDQRQLAGAIAPYRVYLRLVSSSRSARSALNQAWRWQDGTQMMLQLWFEQFMARLDGTRQESLKDEWLAWARSQGLEVDRYELFQEAMRGQDRDALVRLLAGGGLDQAQRVEALTRLGRGGEALGEGLSGLSDEQPGSIRGQLLRQTVELHQRTPQGAQLGWQNRDFGELDLRGPSATLARHLGNDWYGELRLDQGSYDASTLDERVLGDERNARLSLQRELSDGVLDLVVDGSWRNDEDRLGLGVARRLLLSSRDELEVSLDWQREADESGLLRALGMRDGLGIAGRHSLSARDQLSWSLAHQRYSTRQGDALGSGQQFNLEATHALFFEGPTWLLRSGISYQRNALESELPDSLFASIEVDGLPQPQGGALILDGATPEDLLQERFGQLYLGSTWRRGFPGTLNRERAQYTWLVDVLAGWQWTEQEFSYAINTGVGLELLGDDELAFTFGYQSAPRSGGGEPGGTMGISYSARFGR; encoded by the coding sequence ATGCGCAACTCGTCTGCCGCTAAACCCACCCGCCTGCTCAGTCCCTGGGCCTTGCTGCTGCTGGCGCTGGTGGTGGGGGGGCTGCTGTACCTGACCCATAGGAGTGAGGAGGTCTTCCTGCCGGCGGGCAAGCAGCCCGACGCCGTGTGGGTCAGCTACGCCGAGCTGCTGCTGGAGGCCCACCCCGAGAACCATGAGCTGCGCCTGAACCTGATCGAGCAGTTGGTCAAACTCGGCGACTATCCCCGAGCGCGCCGCCACTTGAGCGAGCTGCGGGTGGATGAAACGGACAGCTTGCGCTTCTACCGGGTCGAGCTGGATGTGCTCGAGGCCCTGGCCAATCGCAAGGGCATCGAGCGTCCCGAGCGCCTGGAGCTGGTCGAGCGCCTGAGCCGCCTCAGTCGTGCGCAGCTGCCGACCGAGCTGCTGCTGCGTCAGGCTCGCTACGCCCTGTCGTTGTCGGCGCCGGGCCTGGCCGCCGAGGTCTATGCCGATCTGGCCGGGCGCGAACCGCAAAAGTCGGCCGAGTGGCTGGGGGAAGCGGCCAGGTGGTTTGTCGCCGGCGGTCAGCCACAGCGTGCGGCGCAGCTCTATATCGATCTGCTGGAGCAGGCCGACTCTGCCGAGATGCGATCACAATGGTTGGCCCAGGCATTCGCCGCCCTGCGTGCGGGCGACCGGGGCGAAGCGGCGGTGGAGTTGATGAGTCGCCACCTGGCCGAACTGCGCGACGCCGACCCGAGCCTTTTGGCCGGGGCCGTCGACGCGGCTATCGGCAGTCGTCGCCTGGACCTGGCCACAGTGTTCCTCCGCAGCTGGCGTGCCTGGCGTCCCGATGACCTGCAGGCGATGGCCCTGGAGTTGCGCGTGCGCCTGGCCGAGGGTGATCTGGAGCAGGCCTGGGCGGTGGGTCGGGTACTAGTCGAGTCGCGCAGCGATGACCCTGACCTGCTGCGGCAGATGGCCCTGCTGGGCGAGTGGGTCGGTGATCCGCAAGCCGCCCTGGGCTACTGGATCCGCCTGCTGCAGGTGCGTGAGGATGAAGAGACCCGTGAGCATGCCTGGCGTCTGGCGGCCCAGATGTTCGATTTCGCGCGGGCCATTCCGCTGCTGGAGGCCCTCAGCGAGCGGCGCCGGCTGAGCGACGTCGAGCTCGATGCCCTGGTCTACAGCCAGCGTTCGCGCGGTACGCCGGAAGCCCTGGAGCGTTGGTTGCGTGCCTACCTGCAGCATCACCCGGAGCACCGTAGGGCCTGGTCCGCCTTGCAGCTGCTGCTCGATCACAATCAGCGGTTCGAGGCCGAGACCGAGGTCTGGGCGGCGATGGACAAGCGCTTCAACCTGACTGTCGCCGAGCGCCTGAATTGGGCCGAGGCGCATTGGCGCCGGTTCGATGCGGCCGCCGCCTGGCGGGTGCTCGACGCCATCGACTCTGCTGCTATCGATCACAAGGGCTACTGGCGCTTGCGCGCGGCCCTGGCCTGGGAACTTGAGCAGGATGCCGATGCGCGTCAGGCCTACGAGCGCCTGCTGGCGCTGCAGGTGACCTTGGACAATGGCGATGAGCAGCAACTGATCACCCTGTACCGTGAATCGGCGCCGGAGAAGGCGCTGGCGCTGTTGATCCAGCGCTGGCAGCGTACCCGAGACCCGTCCAGCCTGACCGAAGCCTTGCAGCTGGCCGAGGAACTGGCGGCCTGGGCGCAGCTGCAGGCCCTGGTCGATGAGGCCATGGTGATGCCAAGCAGTCGCCAGGTGCCGGCGCTCTGGCAGGCCCGTGCGCGCCTGGCCGAGCGGGGCGGGCGCGCTCAGGAGGCCGAGCGCCTGTATCGCCAGGCCTTGAGCTTGTTCCCCGGACAGAGCCTGTTCCGCGAGCGACTGCTCTGGCTCTATATCGACCAGGGGCGCCGCGCCGAGCTACCGGCCTTGCTCCAGCAGTGGCGCGGCCTGGCGCGGCAAGACAGCGTGCTGTGGCTGCCGTTCGCCAGCGCCAGCCTGCTGCTCAATCGCACCGAGCAGGCTCTGGCCTGGTACCGGCTCTACCTGCGGACCAATCCCGACGATTGGTTGGTGCAGGCGGCCTACGCCGATGCCCTGGACAGCGGCGGGTACGCCGATGCCGCCCAGCGCGTGCGCCGGGGTCTGCTGGTAAAGGTCGATCAGCGCCAGCTCGCCGGCGCCATCGCGCCTTACCGGGTCTACCTGCGCCTGGTCAGCAGCAGCCGTTCCGCGCGCAGCGCCCTGAACCAGGCCTGGCGCTGGCAGGACGGCACCCAGATGATGCTGCAGCTGTGGTTCGAGCAGTTCATGGCGCGCCTCGACGGTACCAGGCAGGAGTCCCTGAAGGACGAGTGGCTGGCCTGGGCCCGCAGTCAAGGCCTGGAGGTCGACCGCTACGAGCTGTTCCAGGAGGCCATGCGTGGCCAGGATCGTGATGCGCTGGTCCGGCTGCTGGCCGGCGGCGGCCTGGATCAGGCCCAGCGGGTCGAGGCCCTGACGCGCCTGGGTCGCGGTGGCGAGGCCCTGGGCGAAGGCCTGAGCGGTCTGTCGGACGAGCAGCCTGGCAGCATCCGTGGCCAGTTGTTGCGTCAGACCGTCGAGCTGCATCAACGCACCCCCCAGGGCGCGCAACTGGGCTGGCAGAATCGCGATTTTGGCGAGCTCGACCTGCGCGGGCCGAGTGCCACGCTGGCCCGCCATCTGGGTAATGACTGGTATGGCGAGCTGCGGCTCGACCAGGGCAGCTACGATGCATCGACCCTGGATGAGCGGGTCTTGGGCGACGAGCGCAACGCGCGGCTGAGTCTGCAGCGTGAACTCAGTGATGGCGTGCTCGACCTGGTAGTCGATGGCAGCTGGCGCAACGATGAGGATCGCCTGGGATTGGGCGTGGCACGACGGCTGCTGCTGTCGTCTCGCGACGAGCTGGAAGTCAGCCTGGACTGGCAGCGCGAGGCCGACGAGAGTGGCCTGCTGCGCGCCCTGGGCATGCGCGATGGTCTCGGCATCGCCGGTCGACACAGTTTGAGCGCCCGCGACCAGCTGAGCTGGTCGCTGGCCCATCAGCGTTACAGCACCCGTCAGGGCGACGCCCTGGGCAGTGGTCAGCAGTTCAATCTCGAAGCCACTCACGCGCTGTTCTTCGAGGGGCCGACCTGGTTGTTGCGCAGCGGTATCAGCTATCAGCGCAACGCGCTGGAGAGCGAGCTGCCGGACAGTCTGTTTGCTTCGATCGAGGTCGATGGTCTGCCACAGCCCCAGGGCGGCGCTCTGATCCTGGATGGCGCGACCCCGGAAGATCTGCTGCAGGAACGCTTCGGTCAGCTGTATCTGGGCAGCACCTGGCGCCGCGGCTTTCCCGGCACGCTCAACCGCGAGCGGGCGCAGTACACCTGGCTGGTCGATGTGCTGGCCGGCTGGCAGTGGACCGAGCAGGAATTCAGTTACGCCATCAACACCGGGGTCGGCCTGGAGCTGCTCGGCGATGACGAATTGGCCTTCACCTTCGGCTACCAGTCCGCACCGCGCAGCGGTGGCGGCGAGCCGGGTGGAACCATGGGTATCAGCTACAGCGCCCGCTTCGGGCGCTGA
- a CDS encoding penicillin-binding protein activator LpoB, whose product MQSIRSLALVAIALLVAGCSSFTRESGPAFPQGAQWGLLPLVNFSQTPQAGERAEQILLSVLAEEGLRPRLYPAVSQADLPLLDDRERLTQALAWARQQGLAYVVSGSVEEWQYKSGLDGEPAVGISLQVIEPASGRVLWSNSGARAGWSRESLAGTAQKVLRELVGDLQFE is encoded by the coding sequence ATGCAATCCATACGCAGTCTGGCCCTGGTGGCCATCGCCCTGCTTGTCGCGGGCTGTTCCAGCTTCACGCGGGAAAGCGGTCCCGCTTTCCCGCAAGGCGCGCAGTGGGGCCTGCTGCCACTGGTCAACTTCTCCCAAACGCCCCAGGCGGGTGAGCGCGCCGAGCAGATCCTGCTCAGCGTGCTGGCCGAGGAAGGCCTGCGCCCGCGCCTCTACCCGGCGGTCAGTCAGGCCGACCTGCCACTGCTGGACGATCGCGAGCGCCTGACCCAGGCCCTGGCCTGGGCGCGCCAGCAAGGCCTGGCCTACGTGGTCAGCGGCAGCGTCGAGGAGTGGCAGTACAAGAGCGGCCTGGACGGCGAGCCCGCCGTGGGCATCAGCCTGCAGGTGATCGAGCCCGCCAGTGGCCGCGTACTGTGGAGCAACAGCGGCGCCCGCGCCGGCTGGTCGCGGGAAAGCCTGGCGGGTACCGCGCAGAAGGTGCTGCGCGAGCTGGTTGGCGACCTGCAGTTCGAGTAA
- a CDS encoding PelD GGDEF domain-containing protein, translating to MESAHKDFTLAPRASSKVSWLETLLLSALAIGLGFWLSPADPLMVEAAFPWVIMAPLLLGMRYGFMNGLASAAMLVLALFLCRAYGDGLYQEMPASFIVGVLISGMLVGEFRDIWERRLERLDLANDYRQLRLDEFTRAHYILRISHDRLEQRVASTDQSLRSSLLGLRSQLRALPRGDDALATLAASILNLLAMYGSFRVAGLYRVDAQGRIDAEALSRIGEVSPLRTDDLLVRQCLKRGELVSVREALLESGEHRQHSIYQVCVPLVDTEGRVLAMLAVEQMPFFAFNERTLSLLMILAGHIADLLLSDPLALQLPDSDAQGFSQNLKRSLIDAQTHALEAYLYAFELEPRAHSDELLRLIEGSQRGLDLQLRLSNQRGHACVLVLLPLTSAEGAQGYLLRLSKLLHERFGLDQGLDSLGVITHAYDLDARNEREALRHFLYNECAFSDQQVAI from the coding sequence ATGGAATCCGCGCACAAGGACTTCACCCTGGCGCCACGGGCCAGCAGCAAGGTGTCCTGGCTGGAGACGCTGCTGCTCAGCGCGCTGGCCATCGGCCTGGGTTTCTGGCTGTCGCCGGCCGACCCGCTGATGGTCGAGGCGGCCTTTCCCTGGGTGATCATGGCGCCGTTGTTGCTGGGCATGCGCTACGGCTTCATGAACGGCCTGGCCAGCGCCGCCATGCTGGTGCTGGCGCTGTTCCTCTGCCGTGCCTACGGCGATGGGCTGTACCAGGAGATGCCGGCCTCCTTCATCGTCGGCGTGTTGATCAGCGGCATGCTGGTCGGCGAGTTTCGCGACATCTGGGAGCGCCGTCTGGAGCGCCTGGACCTGGCCAACGACTACCGTCAGTTGCGTCTGGATGAGTTCACCCGGGCCCACTACATCCTGCGCATTTCCCATGACCGTCTGGAGCAACGGGTGGCCAGCACCGACCAGAGTCTGCGCAGTTCGTTGCTGGGGTTGCGCAGCCAGTTGCGCGCGCTGCCGCGCGGCGATGACGCCCTGGCTACGCTCGCGGCGTCCATTCTGAATCTGCTGGCGATGTACGGCTCGTTCCGCGTCGCCGGCCTCTATCGCGTCGACGCCCAGGGGCGGATCGACGCCGAGGCGCTGAGCCGCATCGGCGAGGTTTCGCCGCTGCGCACAGATGACCTGCTGGTGCGTCAGTGCCTCAAGCGCGGCGAGCTGGTCAGCGTGCGCGAGGCCCTGCTGGAGAGCGGCGAGCATCGCCAGCACTCGATCTATCAGGTGTGCGTCCCGCTGGTGGACACCGAGGGGCGAGTGTTGGCGATGCTCGCCGTCGAGCAGATGCCCTTCTTCGCGTTCAACGAGCGCACCCTGAGCCTGCTGATGATTCTCGCCGGACACATCGCCGACCTGCTGCTCAGCGACCCTTTGGCCCTGCAGCTGCCCGACAGCGACGCCCAGGGGTTCAGCCAGAACCTCAAACGTTCGCTGATCGATGCGCAGACGCATGCGCTGGAGGCCTATCTTTATGCTTTCGAACTCGAGCCCAGGGCGCACAGTGACGAGCTGCTGCGCCTGATCGAGGGCAGTCAACGCGGCCTCGACCTGCAGCTCAGGTTGTCCAATCAGCGGGGCCATGCCTGTGTTCTGGTGCTGTTGCCATTGACCTCGGCAGAGGGCGCCCAGGGCTATCTCCTGCGCCTGAGCAAGCTGCTGCACGAGCGCTTCGGCCTCGACCAGGGACTCGACAGCCTGGGCGTCATAACCCATGCCTACGACCTGGACGCGCGCAACGAGCGCGAGGCGCTGCGACATTTTCTTTATAACGAGTGCGCCTTCAGTGACCAGCAAGTGGCTATTTAG
- a CDS encoding HEAT repeat domain-containing protein, which produces MTSKWLFSGAFLFELSSWAALSAQLPVGQAALLYASAHALGSLLLSAGIWLLLPRRYKFPLPWSPLFIFALAFFVPLLGAVGVILAVFPALYLPRKQQEQAWDSMSVPELPFRPQDQRRDLMFSDGGLRDVVRHAPSTEKRLNALFATRRMEGRDSIPILKLALRDPADDVRLLAYSMLDQQESGINQRIETALGQLAAAAEEQRPALHATLARWYWELAYLGLAQGSVLEHVLNQAREHVEQSLAGVSNGESHLLAGRIALQQGLLEQAETHFQQAELAGVSPQKLVPFRAEMAFIQRRYEEIPAQLATLPEPLLQRPPFAELARYWL; this is translated from the coding sequence GTGACCAGCAAGTGGCTATTTAGCGGCGCCTTCCTGTTCGAACTGAGCAGCTGGGCGGCCCTGTCCGCGCAGCTGCCGGTCGGCCAGGCGGCCCTGCTCTACGCATCGGCCCACGCGCTGGGCAGCCTGCTGCTCAGCGCCGGGATCTGGCTGCTGCTGCCGCGGCGCTACAAGTTCCCCTTGCCCTGGAGTCCGCTGTTCATCTTCGCCCTGGCGTTCTTCGTGCCGTTGCTCGGCGCCGTCGGTGTCATCCTGGCGGTCTTTCCCGCCCTCTACTTGCCCCGCAAGCAGCAGGAACAGGCGTGGGATTCGATGAGTGTGCCGGAGCTGCCGTTTCGCCCCCAGGATCAGCGCCGCGACCTGATGTTCAGCGATGGTGGTCTGCGCGACGTGGTGCGGCATGCGCCCAGTACCGAAAAGCGCCTGAACGCGCTGTTCGCGACCCGGCGCATGGAGGGACGCGACTCGATCCCTATCCTCAAGCTGGCGCTGCGCGATCCGGCGGACGATGTGCGCCTGCTCGCCTATTCCATGCTCGACCAGCAGGAAAGCGGGATCAACCAGCGTATCGAGACGGCGCTCGGCCAGCTGGCCGCGGCGGCCGAGGAGCAGCGGCCGGCGCTGCATGCCACCCTGGCGCGCTGGTACTGGGAACTGGCCTACCTGGGCCTGGCCCAGGGCAGCGTGCTCGAGCACGTGCTCAATCAGGCCCGCGAGCACGTCGAGCAGTCCCTGGCCGGGGTGAGCAACGGCGAGTCGCACCTGCTCGCCGGCCGTATCGCCCTGCAGCAGGGGTTGCTGGAGCAGGCCGAAACGCATTTCCAGCAAGCCGAACTGGCGGGCGTCAGCCCGCAGAAGCTGGTGCCGTTTCGCGCCGAAATGGCCTTCATTCAGCGCCGCTACGAGGAGATTCCCGCGCAGCTGGCGACCTTGCCCGAGCCCTTGTTGCAGCGGCCACCCTTCGCAGAGTTGGCGAGATACTGGTTATGA